A stretch of the bacterium genome encodes the following:
- a CDS encoding pitrilysin family protein, which translates to MTGEPVRKVVFENGLRLITEHMPSVRSISVGFWILGGSQIEEAAESGITHFIEHMLFKGTPTRTAYDIAREMDSLGGQMDAFTSREYTCLLATVLDEHLPTVIDILTDQLKNSVFDEQEMNRERDVILEEIKTIEDSPDELVHDICIQSLWPDQPIGRSIIGRQENVEGFTRQNLLDYFEHNFLPENIIITAAGNVDHDALMRLIQKENLPSPISAGEEAETSGRPMVKHQITCIRKKLEQAHVCLAIDGIPQNHDLRFAGYLMNSILGGGMSSRLFQKIREQRGLAYSVYSSCHSFRNAGLFSIYAGTRPQSLHDTVQLILDELVLLKEQTVTEEELQRAKNQLKGSLMLGLESTANRMSKLARQEIYFNRNFSLDEILAKIDGVTQEDILTLASLLFCSQNLSMAVLGDVTEPAWPLEALRC; encoded by the coding sequence ATGACAGGTGAACCGGTCCGTAAGGTTGTCTTTGAAAACGGCCTGAGGCTGATTACCGAGCACATGCCGTCAGTGCGGTCTATTTCGGTTGGTTTCTGGATTCTGGGCGGATCACAGATAGAGGAAGCTGCAGAAAGCGGAATTACTCACTTTATCGAGCATATGCTCTTTAAAGGGACGCCAACCAGGACCGCCTACGATATTGCCAGGGAAATGGACTCACTGGGCGGGCAGATGGATGCCTTTACCAGCCGGGAGTATACCTGCCTGTTGGCTACGGTATTGGACGAGCACCTGCCCACGGTTATCGATATCCTGACCGATCAACTGAAAAACTCGGTATTCGACGAACAGGAGATGAACCGGGAACGGGATGTGATCCTGGAGGAGATTAAAACAATCGAAGACAGCCCCGATGAGCTGGTCCATGACATCTGCATCCAGAGCCTGTGGCCGGACCAGCCGATTGGCCGGTCCATTATCGGACGTCAGGAAAACGTCGAGGGATTTACCCGGCAAAACCTCCTTGATTATTTCGAGCACAATTTCCTGCCGGAGAACATTATTATTACCGCCGCAGGAAACGTCGATCATGATGCTCTCATGAGGTTGATTCAGAAAGAAAATCTGCCTTCCCCGATCTCCGCCGGGGAAGAGGCGGAGACATCGGGCCGCCCGATGGTCAAACATCAAATCACCTGCATCCGGAAAAAACTGGAACAGGCCCATGTATGCCTGGCCATTGACGGCATCCCGCAAAACCATGACCTGCGCTTTGCAGGCTATCTCATGAATTCCATCCTGGGTGGGGGCATGAGCTCCCGCCTGTTTCAGAAAATCCGGGAGCAGCGGGGGCTGGCTTATTCCGTTTACTCCTCCTGTCACTCCTTCCGGAATGCCGGCCTGTTTTCCATTTATGCCGGAACCCGACCCCAATCCCTGCACGATACCGTGCAGCTCATCCTCGATGAGCTTGTCCTTCTCAAGGAACAGACGGTGACTGAAGAGGAACTGCAACGCGCCAAAAACCAGCTCAAAGGCAGCCTCATGCTGGGGCTTGAGAGTACAGCCAACCGGATGAGCAAACTGGCACGGCAGGAGATATACTTTAACCGGAACTTCTCCCTCGACGAGATCCTGGCAAAAATCGATGGAGTAACCCAAGAAGATATACTTACGCTGGCCAGCCTGCTCTTTTGCAGCCAAAACCTGAGCATGGCTGTGCTGGGAGATGTGACAGAACCGGCATGGCCCCTTGAGGCACTGCGATGTTAG